In Antarcticibacterium arcticum, the genomic stretch GTATCATGCCAGGGAAAAAAAGATTCCCTTACGGCCCAGGAAATAATTGATAAAACAATTGAAAATGCCGGAGGGAGCAAATATAAAAATGCCAGGATAGAGTTTAAATTTCGGGACCACATGTATAAAAGTTCCCGTAAAAGAGGGGAGTTTCAGTTGGAACGCAGTATTACAGATTCTACCGGAAAATATCGTGATGTAATTAACAATACCGGTTTCCAGAGATTTATTAACGATACCCTTGCCAGCGTACCGGACTCAATGATTGTGCGCTATACCAGCAGTGTAAATTCTGTTCATTATTTTGCTCATTTACCATATGGGTTAAATGACAGGGCCGTAAACAAAAAACTTGCAGGGGAGACCGTTCTCAAGGGAGAACCCTATTATAAAATAAACATTACTTTCCAACAGGATGGAGGAGGAGCAGACCATCATGACGAATTCATGTACTGGATACATAAAGAAAAGTTCACGATAGATTACCTCGCCTATAAATTTCTTGTTAATGATGGCGGCATACGTTTTCGTGCGGCTTTCAATCCAAGGGAGATCGAAGGAATACGCTTTGTAGATTATATGAACTATACCACTTCCAATTTCAATACTAAGCTGGAAGATCTTGATGAAATGTATGAGCAGGGAAAACTTGAAATGCTTTCTACCATACAAACTGAAGTTATAAGCGTTGAAGTGCGTAAGTAACTTCCTCTCTTCTATTAATATTCAACAATTAAGCCTGAACTTCACATTTCCTTTGTAAGTTTCAGGCTTATTTATTTTTGATAGGGTTCCATTTTATGAGCTCTTTCTTTTCAGAAATATTCAAAAGAAATGCTTTTAATTAGGAGAAGGCACAGGAAGATCTGAATTTATAATGTCCCGAAACATTTTCCAGGTACCATCTTCTTTTTTCCAAATCACTATGGCTTTTCCCTGATCTACCTGGGTACCGTCTTCCAGGAATATTTTCCAGGCATCCTCGGTAACAACCATCTTCTCATCTCCCCATAAATTGAGCATTTCGAGTTCAACTTTAGCAATTCCGTTATTTAAAAAATTTTGAAATGTTTCCTGTATGGCTTCTTTTCCACTTGAAGATCTCATATTATTCCCCATAAATTGTCCGTCGCTGGTATAAAGATTGGCGAGCTGGGCTGCATCTTTATCTTTGATAAATTTTATGAATTCCCTGTTCCTCTCTTTAATTTCTGTCTTCGCAGTTTCCAGATCAAAAACCGGGGTTTTAGCGTTCTTTAATTCTACCTGAATAACCTCCAGAGGTGTGGTCCCTTTATTTGTAGGTTGATGTTTTTCTCCATCACTCCAAATAACCTGACCCTTTTTACCGGTTGCTGGAATTACTTCACCTGTGGGTAAGGAGAATTCAACATTGTAATCGGTTAAAAATACAGCAACCCCTTTTGGATGTTCGTGAACTGTAGATTGCTCACCTGGTCCGTAAGTGATGCGCAGCACCCGTACAAAATCATTTTCCATTTCAACCTTGTAATGTTGAGGATCTGCTTTTACAGCATCCTGTGCATATACAGTGCCGGTGAGAAATAAAAAGGTTGAAATTGAATACAGCAAAAAGTGTGATGGTTTTTTCATAAAGTCTGATTTTTATTGGTTGGTGAATTATGGAATGATTTAATTTCCCGGTTGGTATCCAAGGTCTGGCCGTATATATCCCCGAATAATCTCAATTCGGGAAACAGTTTGCGAAAGTTGATCAAAAAGGGATTCCCCCTCCTGTCCAAGAAGTTCACGGTTATCCTCTCTCATGCGTTCAAAATCTTCGGGGCTCTCAGCCGCCGTTACTACCCAGAAAAAGGATCCCATAACTCCAAAACCACTGCGATATAAACGGTAGTCCATTTGGGAATTTTTTTTGGTATAAAGCGCCAGGAATCTATTTGCCAAATCTTCGGCTTTTGAAGCATTGGCCGGGGTATAATGATACATTGTTATATGCCTGTAATTTTTACCCACCGGGGTGGTATTGATCCCTCCCGGCTGGTAGGATTGTTTTTTGTCAAGAATGAGAATATAATCCCCATGCTCATCGTAGGTGTCTTTATATTTATCAAAGATGCGTTTAGTTTCACGCTGCCCAATTTTTTGGCTAAGACTGGCGAAGGGATCTTGATCCAGCGCAGCCATATTTTCCAGGGGCGAAATGTAGATATACCTAAAATCTTCGGTAACTAATGTTATCCAACTAAAATCCCTGACCTCATTTTTTTTCATGGCCCCAATAAGTTCCTTATCAATGGTTTCATGTTTTTTAGCCATAGCCGGTTTTGTCCTGTCTTCATGTACCAGGAACATTTGCATATCCTTTTCCTCCTGTGCCTGTATTCCCATAAAGGAAATTAAAAGAAGAAAAAGTAGAAATCCGGTGATCTTTGTAGTTTTCATAATCTTTGTTTTTGAGGTTAATTCTTCAACCATAAAATTTTATATATAATTCCTGTCAGCGCGTTCAGGTGTAATAACTGCGGAAAAACCGTTTATAAAAATGTGGGGTTGGATTAACTTAATTCTCAAACAATAGATTGAGGACTGAATTAAAAATATCGTGGGGAAGCTTTCTTATTATGGAGGGGGAATTCTTTTAAAAAAGAATATATTAAATTAATATAAATTATTGGAATATAAGGCCTTATGAGGGAAATTTTATTGAGTTGAATTTTCTAAAGCTACCTTAATTATAATGCATTTTTTAATATGGACTAAAAAATAAGCCGCACCTTTAGTAGGGTACGGCTAGAGAATGATGTTTAAAGTGTAGTTAAATTACCTTACAGCACATAGTTTGTTTTGTAAGCCAGGATTGACGCCTCCAATTCTTCCTTATTCTCAATAAAGGGGAAATGCCCTCCCGGGGAAGCCCAAAGCATCATGTTAGGAAAATTAATTCCCTTGTAATGCTCTGGGCCTACCATCCAATCCTGGTCGCCGTAAAAGAATAACACGGGTACTTTTATTTCCCTGGTAAAACCTCTGTAATCTTTCCAATAACTTTCCTGATCCAATGCCAGGCTTCCGAAATTCCAGTTCCAACCAGGAACCTCATTTATGGTTGCATCAA encodes the following:
- a CDS encoding DUF6503 family protein, which gives rise to MKYLIILMALILTVSCQGKKDSLTAQEIIDKTIENAGGSKYKNARIEFKFRDHMYKSSRKRGEFQLERSITDSTGKYRDVINNTGFQRFINDTLASVPDSMIVRYTSSVNSVHYFAHLPYGLNDRAVNKKLAGETVLKGEPYYKINITFQQDGGGADHHDEFMYWIHKEKFTIDYLAYKFLVNDGGIRFRAAFNPREIEGIRFVDYMNYTTSNFNTKLEDLDEMYEQGKLEMLSTIQTEVISVEVRK
- a CDS encoding DUF4440 domain-containing protein gives rise to the protein MKKPSHFLLYSISTFLFLTGTVYAQDAVKADPQHYKVEMENDFVRVLRITYGPGEQSTVHEHPKGVAVFLTDYNVEFSLPTGEVIPATGKKGQVIWSDGEKHQPTNKGTTPLEVIQVELKNAKTPVFDLETAKTEIKERNREFIKFIKDKDAAQLANLYTSDGQFMGNNMRSSSGKEAIQETFQNFLNNGIAKVELEMLNLWGDEKMVVTEDAWKIFLEDGTQVDQGKAIVIWKKEDGTWKMFRDIINSDLPVPSPN